A single window of Pontibacillus chungwhensis DNA harbors:
- a CDS encoding transporter substrate-binding domain-containing protein has translation MKKLALILSIVATMAVLSACGSSEAANGEGENGKKTIVMGTSADYKPFEFIDTANSDEIVGFDIDIAKHITDELGYELKIENMDFSGLIAALNSNKVDFVFAGMSPNEKREKQVDFSDIYYEAHNAVISMEDASIKELGDLEGKKIGVQLGSIQEDKAKELQEEYDGIEVIQRDLIPQLVEELKTGRIDAAIIEDSVTSGYLEKNEKLTQFIMDPNASKGSAAAFPEDSELVEEFNKEIEKMKESGKMDELIKKWFENGGKSE, from the coding sequence ATGAAGAAACTTGCACTTATTCTATCAATAGTAGCAACGATGGCTGTACTCTCAGCTTGCGGGAGTTCTGAAGCAGCAAATGGAGAAGGAGAGAACGGAAAGAAGACAATCGTTATGGGTACATCAGCTGATTATAAACCATTTGAATTCATAGATACGGCAAACAGTGATGAAATTGTAGGGTTTGACATTGATATTGCTAAACATATAACAGACGAACTGGGTTATGAATTGAAGATTGAAAACATGGACTTTAGCGGATTGATTGCAGCACTTAATAGTAACAAAGTAGATTTTGTCTTTGCCGGAATGTCGCCGAATGAAAAACGCGAAAAGCAAGTAGATTTCTCTGATATCTATTACGAAGCACACAATGCTGTGATTTCTATGGAGGATGCTTCTATTAAAGAGTTAGGAGATTTGGAAGGGAAGAAGATCGGGGTACAGCTCGGTTCGATTCAAGAAGATAAAGCCAAAGAACTTCAAGAAGAATATGATGGAATTGAAGTGATTCAGCGTGACCTGATCCCTCAACTCGTAGAGGAGCTAAAGACAGGACGCATTGATGCAGCCATCATTGAAGATAGTGTCACTAGCGGTTATTTAGAGAAGAATGAAAAGCTAACTCAGTTTATTATGGATCCAAATGCATCAAAAGGTTCAGCAGCTGCTTTCCCAGAGGATAGTGAGCTTGTAGAAGAGTTTAATAAAGAAATTGAGAAAATGAAAGAAAGCGGAAAAATGGATGAGTTAATCAAGAAGTGGTTTGAAAACGGAGGAAAGTCCGAATAA
- a CDS encoding M3 family oligoendopeptidase has protein sequence MSTFYQERFDFSKPETIETEFERLVQEPIDSVEKLESWILDQAQIFDAINEGLRGHYIDFQSHSDSQVAKEKVERDQEKIEPLLKRYQALLDQKFIDTPYKDELDQDTYGRFMKMKENALDLFREENIDLEVEEDRLTNQYFEITGSLTVDWYGEEKTLSLMSSYLQDSNRDVRKQAFTSINDVRLKHKDSLQSIMDELIALRQKKTTNAGLNTFTDYMFKEYERFDYTPEDCKQLAESIREHVVPLKNELMEKEKERLQVDTLKPWDLSASPAGQSPLKPFHTTEELIEKSSSIFTKLDASFASLLTDMQKKGTLDLDTRKGKAPGGFCDFLPLSQSSFIFMNADTSHDDMITLLHEMGHCIHNHRSEDIKLPSYREAPMESAELASMTMELLTMDYWDHFYDDEEDLLRAKREQLEGIIHFLPGGIVIDQLQHWMYEHPNHTAVERNAKFKELKQNFGTERVDWSEHEETLENSWLKVLHIFEVPFYYVEYVIAQLGAVQMYKQYKENPKQALENYKNALSLGNTKSLPEVYQTAGIRFDFSAETIQDLMTFIKQELDALETSQS, from the coding sequence ATGTCTACTTTTTATCAAGAACGCTTTGATTTCTCAAAACCAGAAACCATCGAAACAGAATTCGAGCGCCTCGTACAGGAACCTATAGATTCTGTGGAAAAACTAGAGTCGTGGATCCTCGATCAGGCTCAAATTTTTGATGCCATTAATGAAGGATTAAGGGGACACTACATCGACTTTCAAAGTCATAGCGATAGCCAAGTGGCCAAAGAAAAGGTCGAGCGCGATCAGGAGAAGATTGAACCACTTCTAAAGCGATATCAGGCGTTATTAGATCAGAAATTTATCGATACACCTTATAAAGATGAATTAGACCAGGATACATATGGGCGATTTATGAAAATGAAAGAAAATGCATTGGATTTATTCCGAGAAGAAAATATCGATCTAGAAGTAGAAGAAGATCGATTGACGAACCAGTATTTCGAAATTACAGGAAGTTTAACAGTAGATTGGTACGGTGAGGAGAAAACACTTAGTCTGATGAGCTCTTATCTACAAGACTCCAACCGTGACGTAAGAAAACAAGCTTTTACAAGTATAAATGACGTGCGATTAAAGCATAAAGATTCTCTTCAATCCATTATGGATGAGCTCATAGCGTTACGTCAGAAGAAGACAACGAACGCAGGACTAAACACGTTTACAGACTATATGTTTAAAGAATATGAACGATTTGATTACACCCCGGAAGACTGTAAACAGCTAGCTGAGTCCATTCGTGAGCATGTGGTCCCTCTAAAAAATGAACTAATGGAGAAAGAGAAAGAAAGACTTCAAGTAGATACATTGAAACCGTGGGACTTAAGTGCATCTCCTGCAGGGCAAAGTCCACTTAAACCATTTCATACAACGGAAGAGCTAATTGAGAAGTCCTCATCCATTTTCACCAAATTGGATGCTTCCTTCGCAAGTTTATTAACAGATATGCAGAAGAAGGGCACACTCGATCTTGATACTCGAAAAGGAAAAGCACCTGGAGGATTTTGCGACTTTCTACCACTATCCCAGTCGTCGTTTATTTTCATGAATGCTGACACTTCCCATGACGATATGATCACCCTTCTTCACGAAATGGGACACTGCATTCATAACCATCGAAGCGAGGATATCAAGCTCCCTTCCTATCGTGAGGCACCAATGGAAAGTGCTGAACTTGCCAGTATGACGATGGAACTTCTTACAATGGACTATTGGGATCACTTCTATGACGATGAGGAAGATCTGTTGCGTGCCAAGCGGGAACAGTTAGAAGGAATTATCCATTTCCTTCCTGGTGGTATCGTGATTGATCAACTACAACACTGGATGTATGAACACCCAAACCATACAGCCGTGGAGCGAAATGCTAAATTTAAAGAATTAAAACAAAATTTTGGCACAGAGAGAGTCGATTGGTCTGAGCATGAAGAGACGCTTGAGAACAGTTGGTTAAAGGTGCTCCACATTTTTGAAGTGCCATTTTACTATGTTGAATATGTGATTGCTCAGCTTGGAGCCGTTCAAATGTATAAGCAATACAAAGAGAATCCGAAACAAGCTTTAGAAAATTATAAGAATGCCTTATCCCTTGGAAACACTAAATCACTGCCTGAAGTCTATCAGACAGCTGGCATCCGTTTTGATTTCTCTGCAGAAACGATTCAGGACCTCATGACATTTATTAAGCAGGAATTAGACGCCCTGGAAACTTCACAATCCTAG